One genomic region from Diabrotica undecimpunctata isolate CICGRU chromosome 9, icDiaUnde3, whole genome shotgun sequence encodes:
- the LOC140450558 gene encoding uncharacterized protein: MGDLPTLKKIRASLKARLTSFIKFIDRDSTQGEMNEPTRAEIELRIENANSIHTQYQETQLKIESLLDAITEEEINYRETFETSFYSVIIKAKQLLTTTSASASSTSSPTSEHFASNHTYTTSNIKLPSIELPKFSGNIEEWLDFHDLFDSACITGSAERVIASIPLSASNFTVTWNLLVERYSNKELLLHNHIKAIFNLKAINKEGSFSIRNLIDKFCSNLRALEALKQPVEHWDVLLKYILLEKLDSESVKEWEKANNGKVSQVSDLIYFLKTKADTLERYNLNKPNIQGTSVNNHVKFRHNSTKALVSTKSSFLSCPLCNQQHKLVHCSQFHSLDIPARINKVRRFKLCLNCLHSGHQQATCKYGECKKCNQKHHTLLHEFIENPLNPLSQFNDQVVASQSSPQTLSNTSQNQQIHLSTVVVQVRDHLGVAHNCRALLDSGAQSNFITSSLVDLLGISREQVNISVVGIAHVSSKINHKCNIVINSLQSIYSFPLECLIIPQICGQLPVCQIDASSLPIPANIRLSDPNFHTPSEVNILISASIFWDLLCVGQVKLGPEKPILQKTRLGWIISGPLINTRVNSQQSTICGLSHNIETDGLSRFWEIEECSGTILQSSEELLCEEHFKSTFRGNLDGRFIVSIPFKSQVDSLGESRSIAQRRFYSLEKRLLNDPIMKEQYVAFMKEYLSLGHMSRVTDCTLPVHSYYFPHHGVMKQDSLTTKLRVVFDGSCPSSSGHSLNDLQMVGPVMQNDLISILLRFRRYPFVASADIAKMYRQILIDDTQRCLQRILWRNHPKDPLHSYELNTVTYGSTSSSYLATRCLYQLSLEHSDTFPQASKIIAEDFYVDDLLTGSDSLEDLILNCKQVSEILSKGCFPLRKWTSNNSSFLKSIQESISLDTPFLFGANENTKTLGLQWCPSLDSLSYSIDSNVTPKIITKRSILSGIAQIFDPLGLLSPSIIKVKILMQLLWLEKLDWDEGVPLHIQSEWLSFRDQLHELNKLQIQRNVVLPNSVLIEMHGFCDASEVAYGAAIYSQC; this comes from the exons atggGGGATTTGCCTACGTTAAAAAAGATAAGAGCATCTCTTAAAGCGCGATTAAcctcatttattaaattcattgaTAGGGACTCAACCCAAGGTGAGATGAATGAGCCAACTCGCGCTGAAATTGAATTGCGCATCGAAAACGCGAATAGTATTCATACTCAATATCAAGAAAcccaattaaaaatagaaagtttacTGGACGCAATaactgaggaagaaataaattacaGAGAAACGTTCGAAACATCATTTTATTCAGTTATAATTAAGGCAAAACAACTGTTGACAACAACCTCAGCTAGTGCCTCCAGTACATCTAGTCCTACTAGTGAACATTTTGCATCCAATCATACATATACAACCTCCAATATAAAACTTCCTTCTATTGAATTGCCAAAATTCAGTGGCAACATAGAAGAATGGTTAGATTTTCATGACTTATTTGATTC agCATGCATAACAGGTTCTGCTGAGAGAGTCATTGCTTCTATACCTCTCTCTGCTTCTAATTTTACTGTTACATGGAATCTTTTGGTTGAGAGATATTCTAACAAGGAATTGTTGTTGCATAACCATATTAAAGCCATCTTCAATTTAAAGGCAATCAATAAAGAAGGTTCATTTTCAATCAGAaatttaattgataaattttgtaGCAATCTTAGAGCTTTGGAGGCATTAAAACAACCAGTCGAACATTGGGATGTCCTTCtcaaatatattcttttggaaaaATTAGATTCTGAATCTGTGAAAGAATGGGAGAAGGCCAACAATGGTAAAGTCAGTCAAGTTTCGGACCTCATATATTTCCTAAAAACGAAGGCAGATACTCTAGAAAGATATAATCTAAATAAACCCAATATTCAAGGGACTTCTGTCAATAATCATGTCAAATTCAGACACAACAGTACTAAGGCTCTTGTAAGTACAaaatcttcttttctttcttgtcCTTTATGCAACCAGCAACACAAACTGGTTCACTGTAGTCAATTTCATTCATTAGACATTCCTGCCCGTATCAATAAAGTACGTAGATTTAAATTATGCTTGAATTGTCTGCATTCTGGACATCAACAAGCTACGTGCAAATATGGCGAATGTAAGAAATGTAACCAGAAACATCATACTCTTCTCCATGAATTTATTGAAAATCCACTAAATCCATTGTCTCAGTTTAATGATCAAGTAGTTGCTTCTCAGAGTAGCCCTCAGACACTTTCTAATACTTCTCAAAATCAACAAATCCATCTATCAACGGTTGTTGTCCAAGTTCGTGACCATTTAGGGGTTGCTCATAATTGTagagctcttttagatagtggagCTCAATCTAATTTTATCACGTCAAGTTTAGTTGATTTGCTGGGTATTTCAAGGGAGCAGGTTAACATTTCTGTAGTGGGTATCGCTcatgtttcttctaaaataaatcACAAATGTAATATTGTTATTAACTCTTTACAATCTATATATTCTTTCCCCCTAGAGTGTTTAATCATTCCACAAATATGTGGACAACTTCCAGTTTGTCAAATTGATGCATCTTCGTTGCCCATACCTGCAAATATTCgtttatcagacccaaattttcATACTCCTTCGGAAGTAAATATTCTGATCAGTGCTAGTATTTTTTGGGACCTGCTATGTGTGGGTCAGGTCAAGTTAGGTCCTGAAAAACCCATACTTCAGAAAACTAGATTAGGGTGGATCATTTCTGGTCCTTTAATAAATACCAGGGTGAATAGTCAGCAATCTACCATATGTGGATTATCACACAATATCGAAACTGACGGCCTTTCTAGGTTTTGGGAGATTGAGGAGTGCTCAGGTACTATACTTCAGTCTTCAGAAGAGTTATTGTGCGAGGAGCACTTCAAATCAACCTTTAGGGGAAATTTGGATGGTCGGTTCATTGTGTCCATTCCTTTTAAGTCACAGGTTGACTCTTTGGGAGAATCCAGATCAATAGCTCAAAGAAGGTTCTATAGCTTAGAAAAAAGGCTTCTTAATGATCCTATCATGAAGGAGCAGTATGTTGCATTTATGAAGGAATACTTGTCTTTAGGCCACATGTCAAGAGTTACTGATTGTACTTTGCCAGTACATAGTTATTACTTTCCTCATCACGGGGTGATGAAGCAGGACAGTCTCACTACAAAACTCAGAGTAGTGTTCGATGGTTCCTGTCCGTCATCATCTGGTCATTCGCTAAACGATCTTCAGATGGTAGGTCCCGTCATGCAGAATGATTTGATATCTATCCTGTTGAGATTTAGAAGGTATCCATTTGTTGCATCTGCGGACATTGCCAAAATGTACCGCCAAATTCTTATTGATGATACTCAACGGTGTCTCCAAAGAATCTTATGGAGAAATCATCCGAAAGATCCTCTTCATTCATATGAATTAAATACAGTtacttatggctctacgtcaagtAGTTATCTAGCCACTAGATGTCTCTATCAGCTATCATTAGAGCATTCTGATACATTCCCTCAAGCTTCTAAAATCATAGCTGAAGACTTCTATGTTGACGACTTGTTAACTGGTTCTGATTCGTTAGAGGACTTAATCCTTAATTGTAAACAAGTCTCTGAAATTCTTTCAAAAGGTTGCTTCCCACTTAGAAAGTGGACGTCAAACAATTCTTCATTTCTTAAGTCCATCCAGGAATCTATTTCATTAGACACTCCCTTCCTTTTTGGTGCCAATGAAAACACAAAGACACTTGGGTTACAATGGTGCCCTAGTTTAGATTCATTGTCCTATTCTATTGATTCAAATGTTACTCCTAAAATTATCACTAAAAGATCAATACTTTCTGGTATTGCTCAAATATTCGACCCTTTAGGTCTCTTAAGTCCATCAATCATTAAAGTCAAAATCCTTATGCAACTCCTTTGGTTAGAGAAGTTAGACTGGGATGAAGGAGTGCCATTGCATATTCAGTCTGAGTGGTTATCTTTCAGAGATCAGTTGCATGAGTTGAATAAATTGCAAATTCAaagaaatgtagttctccctAATTCTGTTCTTATTGAAATGCACGGATTCTGTGACGCAAGCGAAGTTGCTTATGGCGCAGCCATATATTCGCAGTGTTGA